The Plasmodium relictum strain SGS1 genome assembly, chromosome: 8 DNA window gcaacttaattcattattaaatatattatttctcttttttttttttttcttttaaattgaactttttaaatataaaattaaaaaaaaagtgaatattatataatgtaattttgtttcataaattaaattaataatcactaagagaaaatttttttatataatattataggttaaaaaaaatagttgtataataattataataataaatatataataatattaatagaatcaaaaattaaatttatatattttttgactttttaatgtaatatttttctttttctctaggttatttttataaaaattttctgaTAAATACaaacaattttaataaaataaaaacctttctatatatattaaaatataaagaaaattttactaagataaaaatattttttagtttataaaattatcttaattctttttatcttttacaaaatacatatttcacataattttattttatcaattttttttttttaatgaaatgtGAAAATTAGcactcaaaaaaaaaaaaaaaaaaaatgtatatattattataatacaattaatataaatatcttaaaatttctaaaaaaaaatataaaaattacataataaattgtaattatatttttaaaatatatgaatttaattttttttttttttttttaaatttagtcaaaaatatatgtacatataaattaattcttataaatattaaagtacataaagtttttattatatgataaatttaatttacaaatcattttaataaataatatatattatcaattaatttaaaatatatgttttaatgtataaaaaatttctacattttaaattacctattttatatattcctttttaatttttttttttttaatatttttttttcttaatactgcaaaaatagaatattaaattacaaaaattatggagactataaataaattttacacgaaaaaatttataaacttagatttttaaataattatatttatatataatttcttaaaaatacaataacTAATATGTAATTCTAAAATTcgattttatttatttttcaaatttattcataatattaatatttaaacgttcctttttactttttatacgaggaaacattttttattatcatattGAAGACAAAATTAACAGCTTCATAAttacaaataatataaaacgtaaaatcatttaatttacaataaaaagtgggaatttaattttttagtttacaaaaaaaaaaaaggattatGGATTtgtgtaaataaaattataaaataaaagtaaaataataacaaatttatttttttttcttgtaataaaaattctaatTGAAATAGTAAAACATTTAacattgaaaaagaaaaaaaatataagtaaatATTATGTCCACATAATAATTTAGATTTCTATGTTTCTAGaagagtttttttttttaatattataattaaatatactaaaattattctaattctatatataatagATTCTATAAAGTGATTTATATCTGAAAacatttattctttttttattattatttgatcCCACTTACTAcctaatatataaatatttttcatgcAAAAACAAAGATTTAAATCTTAATATACACAATggaagaaaatttaaacatttattatatttattaatatttttatttttttattatttttgttttaacaTTTTATGTTATAcatacattaaaaatatctatatatgatttaatatatcatatatatcTTAGTTTCTtatgttttatattatttgtattatatatataaatcacTTAATTTATtctactttatttttatttttttttttttatatattgaatattataattaaaaagtcaaaatattcataattattctttatttgtatatacgaattttattttttagaataaaaaagaaagaaagaaaaatgtaataatttatataaaaaattatagtacatatatatatatacgtgtatactataataaaaatttatttatattgtcAACCTAATAGACAATTATATCacaattttattctttttaatatcattattattattattattattattgtaaaattaatatagcACCTCATTATTTAGTTaccaaaaaagaaaaaactttATTTCTGCttttatgatatatatattttagtaatattataaaaaataattcttattttcctctttttttttttttttatattattccgAATTAATTGAATTTCTTCAtaccttttttttctgtAGAACAAAAGTtaatttcatataaaatCAATGTAAAAATCTAagttttatgttttttattacagttttatgaaataataaaaataaataaaaaacatattttgtATGCCTTTcggttaataaaatatattattaactttttataaaataatagttGTTTATACAAAAATAGGGGGTTAGACAGAAGTTGgctagtttaaaaaaaaaaaaaaaaataaatatgacaattttttttttttttttggtgaaaattttaagagaatttttttatcaagaatttttgaaaaatatttatataaatttttgttaCTTAAATttagttaaattttattacaataaaaattatttatttgaagtattttaaagaaaaacaaaaggaattttgtttttattttttaaaagactattaataaatataatttaaatttatttttatatgttgcaattaacttatttttacatatccaataattttaatgaggattttaatttttaataaaaataaagatacatttatttattaaactaAATAAATGCCTCTAGAATAATAATTGTTCAGTTGTgtaaattatatgtataaaatttACGTATTAgtaacataaataaaatcattAGAGATATTTCTACATTCTCTATATGAATTTATTTACTCAATACTTTAGTAAAGTTTTTAAAaggccaattaataaatcatatttCCATATTATGAACTTTATTATAATGTGAAGttgtaataaattttttattaatgatattatagctaattcttttatataaaaattaaaaacatttaagtaatattttccttttttgatatttcaaataatcattaaaaaaggtaataattttttttaataaataaaatatttatatttctatatGTTATTTAgacgaaaaaaaataattaatatatgcatttttaactttacatatttatacatttgtggatattttatttattgttttcttttttcatcttttttatttcaaaataaaaacaaaaattatatattttataaaataattgatattaacaaaagaaaaatttatatgcataaaaaaattttataacaaGAGAATGAAggatattttataaatgtaaaataattttacaatTATAGAAACTAAATTCTCTTAAATGAAatcatttctttttcattttattcataaaatattttttctttttataatataaataagatatacatttcaaaaaaaaatatagaaatttatatgaacattttttctttatattggtatataaaattttattaaagtatTTAATCTttcatttcttatttttaaagtatgttacttttttttttgattgattttatttctttatcagAAGAATAAATAGGGAAATCCAACAAAGAAAAAGTGACAaacttatataaaataaaaaagagaaaaaaaaaaaaaaaatgataatttaaaatatttaataaataaaagtttttatgaaaacaatttatataaaatatgtcATTATATggtacattttttttttttaaagttaaaTGTGTCAATTTTCcacataaaatataataggaaaaaaaatgtgtaagtttagaatatttataattatcataaataataagattttaattaaaaataaaaatattaatatttctgCTTTAATAAAGTATTtcgtatatttaaaaatttatatttcataaaaatttaataaatattactccttttttttttgtttttgtagttaaaaaaataacaattataaaattatgataaaaaaaataattttcttttttctgaTAAAAAAGGAGCTACCGCTAAGggacatatatatatatttatatatatatctctTTGCAAAtggtatatattttttcttttatagaattttttttttttttttcttatttttatattttttcttatatttttaaaaattaaggCAACTAcgtaatttttatatatatgaattaaaaaaattttgtatctttgaattataaaatttcgatatatatgaattataaatatttgaaatttttaaattatataaatttgataatttttaactatcaaatttttatatatatctttgaattataacattttaaaatatttacactataaaattatgatatattttaaatctctcaaatttttatatttatgaactcttttaaaatacttttctaaaaatattacattgttaaaatatttgaaacatgtttcttaaatttttacaTCTTTGAATTTTTTCAATCCTTCTTCATTAACTAAACATAAGTGCTCAAGATCTCTAAAAATTTCATTGTAATCTAAACTATAACCAACAACAAAACCATCAGGTATTGAAAAGCCAACGAAATCTGCTTTAAAACCATTCCACTGAGGTGTTCTCTTGATAAATAAACATGTAATTGCAATTGTTTTCacttcaaatttttttaaataatcacAAAATTTTAACAATGTCTTTCCAGTATCTATTATATCCTCTACAATTAAAACATGCTTATCTTTTAAACAAGATAAATCTTCACTAACTATTTCTAATCTATCCAAGGCTTTATCATTAGAATAAGATTTAACTCGGACATAATGCTCTACATATAAATGTTTTGAAGACTCACTGGAACTGTAATTATGAAttctatttaaatattttaataatgcaCTAAAAAAACCCCTTGATCCCtttaataaacaaattatgtgaaattcttcatttttatatactttttttatatcaaatgccaatttttctattctattttttaaaactccATTAGGGATTAACACTTTTGTAATATAATTCTagacaaaaaaagaaaaaagaaaaaagaaaaaaaaaagtataaaataaaatatacatataaaataaaacataaattcaataaattaaaatatgataaaataatatggAAAAAAACTAAGATgaaatataattcttttagaaattttttgaaaaatttttcATACTTTGTAGTGAACTGGTATTAGGAATGCATCAATATCATATCCATCATCgtcttttatataaattggTTCGAGAGCGTTTTCACCTGCACCTGGACTATATAGAAAACATAgataatattttgaaatgaaaaaaaatatacataaatttatatatgtattaatgtaatttattttattctctGATTTATATAGACATAATGTTCATTTCATATGTCCCttgatgataaaaaaaaatagataaccCTAAAGCTGCTATTAgctttcctttttttatttttttcttacttATTTGggattttcatttttttttttttttgaataactGTAAAAATTCTTGAATttattaagtaaaaattaatttgtttttttatttatgtgataattttaataattatataaactcCAAAATTTACTGtagcaattttttttaatgtatctTATGactaatttatattaaaaaaaacttcataaattatgataaatctaataatttaaaagatattttaataaaagtaatattatgaatttttaCTATAATACTACGAAGAATaataacatatttatattttacgacaaattaaaaatataaattaaaaaaaattttttattttttattttttacatcaTAAAGCAGAATATCTTAAAAGattcttattttaaaaaatgaattcatagataaatttttctacttaaattacattaataaataaatatata harbors:
- the HGPRT gene encoding hypoxanthine-guanine phosphoribosyltransferase, putative, encoding MKIPNNPGAGENALEPIYIKDDDGYDIDAFLIPVHYKNYITKVLIPNGVLKNRIEKLAFDIKKVYKNEEFHIICLLKGSRGFFSALLKYLNRIHNYSSSESSKHLYVEHYVRVKSYSNDKALDRLEIVSEDLSCLKDKHVLIVEDIIDTGKTLLKFCDYLKKFEVKTIAITCLFIKRTPQWNGFKADFVGFSIPDGFVVGYSLDYNEIFRDLEHLCLVNEEGLKKFKDVKI